One part of the Arabidopsis thaliana chromosome 4, partial sequence genome encodes these proteins:
- the CYP71A19 gene encoding cytochrome P450, family 71, subfamily A, polypeptide 19 (''cytochrome P450, family 71, subfamily A, polypeptide 19'' (CYP71A19); FUNCTIONS IN: electron carrier activity, monooxygenase activity, iron ion binding, oxygen binding, heme binding; INVOLVED IN: oxidation reduction; CONTAINS InterPro DOMAIN/s: Cytochrome P450 (InterPro:IPR001128), Cytochrome P450, conserved site (InterPro:IPR017972), Cytochrome P450, E-class, group I (InterPro:IPR002401); BEST Arabidopsis thaliana protein match is: cytochrome P450, family 71, subfamily A, polypeptide 20 (TAIR:AT4G13310.1); Has 32995 Blast hits to 32800 proteins in 1663 species: Archae - 48; Bacteria - 3584; Metazoa - 11750; Fungi - 6960; Plants - 9514; Viruses - 3; Other Eukaryotes - 1136 (source: NCBI BLink).), whose product MEIILVTLCLTTLLALLLLKSILKRTTTNNLNLPPSPWRLPVIGNLHQLSLNTHRSLRSLSLRYGPLMLLHFGRTPVLIVSSADVAHDILKTYDVICANRPKTKVIDKILRGGRDVAFAPYGEYWKQMKSICIQNLLSNKMVRSYKKIREDEIKLMIEKVENASSCSPPSPVNLSQLFMTLTNDIICRAALGRKYSSKEDGIDVENIVRAFSALVGEFPIGEYIPSLSWIDKIRGQDHKMEEVDKRFDEFLERVVKEHEDANKDTRSDLVDTLLTIQSDKSALKLIIWDMFLAGTATSLSFLEWAMTELMRNPKVMKKLQEEIRSSSRQGLFVTEKEAEKMDYLQAVIKEALRLRPPAPLMVPRVFSEDVTLKGYNIPAGTQVIINAWAIQRDTTTWGIDAEEFRPERHLDSILDFQGQDFKFIPFGSGKRICPGIGFTSALIGVTLANIVKRFNWRMDVEPQRVQHDLTEATGLVVFRKFPLIAIPSSA is encoded by the exons ATGGAAATAATATTAGTCACTTTGTGCTTAACAACGCTCCTTGCACTTCTTCTCCTTAAATCCATCCTCAAAAGAACCACCACGAACAATCTTAACCTACCACCATCTCCATGGCGACTTCCCGTGATCGGAAACCTCCACCAGCTCAGCCTCAATACTCACCGTTCTCTCCGTTCCCTAAGTCTCCGATATGGACCACTCATGCTCCTTCATTTCGGCCGCACACCAGTCCTTATAGTCTCCTCAGCCGACGTTGCTCATGACATCTTGAAGACGTACGATGTTATTTGTGCCAACcgcccaaaaacaaaagtgattgataaaattttgagaGGTGGCAGAGATGTGGCTTTTGCCCCTTACGGAGAATATTGGAAACAAATGAAG AGTATTTGCATTCAGAATCTACTCAGCAACAAAATGGTCCGGTCTTacaagaagataagagaagaCGAGATAAAACTAATGATAGAAAAAGTGGAAAATGCGAGTTCTTGTTCTCCTCCCTCACCAGTAAATCTAAGCCAACTCTTTATGACTTTGACAAACGATATAATATGTAGAGCTGCCTTGGGAAGAAAATATAGCAGCAAGGAAGATGGAATTGATGTTGAGAACATAGTTAGGGCATTTTCCGCACTCGTGGGTGAATTTCCTATCGGCGAATACATTCCTAGTTTGTCGTGGATCGATAAAATCCGCGGTCAGGATCATAAAATGGAGGAAGTAgataaaagatttgatgaGTTTTTGGAAAGAGTCGTAAAAGAACATGAAGATGCCAATAAAGACACCAGATCGGACTTGGTTGATACGTTACTAACGATCCAAAGTGATAAGAGTGCcttaaaacttataatatgG gATATGTTTTTAGCGGGAACGGCAACAAGTCTCTCGTTTCTTGAATGGGCAATGACAGAGCTTATGAGAAATCCTAAGGTCATGAAGAAACTCCAAGAAGAGATTCGTTCGAGTTCACGACAAGGTTTATTTGTAACGgagaaagaagctgagaaGATGGATTATTTGCAAGCAGTTATTAAGGAGGCTTTACGGTTGCGTCCTCCTGCTCCACTAATGGTTCCACGAGTATTTAGTGAAGATGTCACGTTAAAGGGATACAATATTCCTGCAGGAACACAG GTTATAATCAATGCTTGGGCAATCCAACGAGATACTACAACATGGGGGATAGATGCAGAAGAGTTTAGGCCAGAAAGGCATTTAGACTCTATTTTGGATTTTCAGGGAcaagatttcaaatttattcCATTCGGATCGGGAAAAAGGATATGTCCTGGGATAGGATTCACATCGGCATTGATCGGGGTGACATTGGCCAATATCGTGAAACGGTTCAACTGGAGAATGGATGTGGAACCACAAAGGGTTCAACATGACCTAACCGAAGCAACCGGTCTCGTGGTTTTCCGCAAATTCCCTCTTATTGCTATTCCATCTTCTGCTTGA
- the TPS12 gene encoding terpenoid synthase 12 (terpenoid synthase 12 (TPS12); FUNCTIONS IN: cyclase activity; INVOLVED IN: response to wounding, sesquiterpenoid biosynthetic process, farnesyl diphosphate metabolic process; LOCATED IN: peroxisome; EXPRESSED IN: root cortex, stigma, hydathode; CONTAINS InterPro DOMAIN/s: Terpene synthase, metal-binding domain (InterPro:IPR005630), Terpenoid synthase (InterPro:IPR008949), Terpenoid cylases/protein prenyltransferase alpha-alpha toroid (InterPro:IPR008930), Terpene synthase-like (InterPro:IPR001906); BEST Arabidopsis thaliana protein match is: terpenoid synthase 13 (TAIR:AT4G13300.1); Has 1634 Blast hits to 1617 proteins in 174 species: Archae - 0; Bacteria - 0; Metazoa - 0; Fungi - 0; Plants - 1630; Viruses - 0; Other Eukaryotes - 4 (source: NCBI BLink).) — MESQTTFKYESLAFTKLSHCQWTDYFLSVPIDESELDVITREIDILKPEVMELLSSQGDDETSKRKVLLIQLLLSLGLAFHFENEIKNILEHAFRKIDDITGDEKDLSTISIMFRVFRTYGHNLPSSVFKRFTGDDGKFQQSLTEDAKGILSLYEAAHLGTTTDYILDEALKFTSSHLKSLLAGGTCRPHILRLIRNTLYLPQRWNMEAVIAREYISFYEQEEDHDKMLLRLAKLNFKLLQLHYIKELKSFIKWWMELGLTSKWPSQFRERIVEAWLAGLMMYFEPQFSGGRVIAAKFNYLLTILDDACDHYFSIHELTRLVACVERWSPDGIDTLEDISRSVFKLMLDVFDDIGKGVRSEGSSYHLKEMLEELNTLVRANLDLVKWARGIQTAGKEAYEWVRSRPRLIKSLAAKGRLMDDITDFDSDMSNGFAANAINYYMKQFVVTKEEAILECQRMIVDINKTINEELLKTTSVPGRVLKQALNFGRLLELLYTKSDDIYNCSEGKLKEYIVTLLIDPIRL, encoded by the exons ATGGAATCCCAAACAACGTTTAAGTATGAAAGTCTTGCGTTCACAAAGTTGTCTCACTGTCAATGGACTGATTACTTCCTCTCTGTTCCCATCGATGAATCG GAACTAGATGTTATTACAAGAGAGATTGACATACTCAAGCCGGAAGTTATGGAGCTCCTATCTTCCCAGGGTGACGATGAGACATCGAAGAGGAAAGTGCTTTTGATTCAATTGCTTCTTAGTCTTGGTCTCgcatttcattttgaaaatgagaTCAAAAATATACTAGAACATGCTTTTCGAAAGATAGATGATATAACTGGTGATGAAAAGGACTTGTCTACAATCTCCATCATGTTCCGTGTCTTTAGAACATACGGACACAATTTACCATCAA GTGTATTCAAGAGATTTACAGGGGATGATGGGAAGTTTCAGCAATCTCTTACGGAAGATGCTAAAGGAATACTTAGCTTGTATGAAGCGGCACACTTGGGAACAACGACAGATTATATATTGGACGAAGCGTTGAAGTTTACATCGAGCCACTTGAAGTCTTTATTGGCAGGAGGGACGTGCCGGCCTCATATCTTAAGGCTTATAAGAAACACACTTTATTTACCTCAACGTTGGAATATGGAAGCAGTAATTGCAAGGGAATACATTTCGTTctatgaacaagaagaagatcacgATAAGATGCTACTCAGATTAGCCAAGCTCAATTTCAAGTTATTGCAGCTGCATTACATTAAAGAACTGAAATCTTTTATCAA atggTGGATGGAGCTAGGCCTTACATCTAAGTGGCCTAGTCAATTTAGAGAGAGGATCGTGGAGGCTTGGCTAGCTGGATTGATGATGTATTTCGAACCACAATTTTCGGGTGGAAGGGTTATTGCAGCTAAGTTTAACTACCTCCTTACCATTTTAGATGACGCGTGCGATCATTATTTCTCTATTCATGAGCTTACAAGACTCGTAGCTTGTGTGGAAAG ATGGAGTCCTGATGGCATTGACACACTTGAAGATATATCGCGAAGTGTCTTTAAACTTATGTTGGATGTTTTCGACGATATCGGAAAAGGAGTGAGGTCTGAAGGAAGCTCCTACCACTTGAAGGAGATGTTAGAAGAG CTCAATACACTCGTGAGAGCAAATCTTGATCTTGTCAAATGGGCACGAGGAATTCAG ACTGCCGGGAAGGAAGCTTACGAGTGGGTAAGATCGAGACCAAGACTAATCAAATCTCTAGCTGCAAAGGGCCGTCTAATGGACGATATTACTGATTTTGAC AGCGACATGAGTAATGGGTTTGCTGCAAATGCGATCAACTATTATATGAAGCAATTTGTAGTTACCAAGGAAGAGGCTATTCTCGAGTGTCAAAGAATGATCGTGGACATCAATAAGACCATAAATGAGGAGCTACTGAAGACAACCAGCGTACCAGGTCGAGTACTCAAGCAAGCACTTAATTTTGGACGCTTATTGGAACTCCTCTACACCAAGTCCGATGATATATACAATTGTAGTGAAGGAAAACTGAAGGAGTATATAGTAACTCTGCTCATAGATCCCATACGTCTTTGA
- a CDS encoding Late embryogenesis abundant (LEA) hydroxyproline-rich glycoprotein family (Late embryogenesis abundant (LEA) hydroxyproline-rich glycoprotein family; FUNCTIONS IN: molecular_function unknown; INVOLVED IN: biological_process unknown; LOCATED IN: chloroplast; EXPRESSED IN: 23 plant structures; EXPRESSED DURING: 13 growth stages; CONTAINS InterPro DOMAIN/s: Late embryogenesis abundant protein, group 2 (InterPro:IPR004864); BEST Arabidopsis thaliana protein match is: Late embryogenesis abundant (LEA) hydroxyproline-rich glycoprotein family (TAIR:AT1G52330.1); Has 193 Blast hits to 193 proteins in 16 species: Archae - 0; Bacteria - 0; Metazoa - 0; Fungi - 0; Plants - 193; Viruses - 0; Other Eukaryotes - 0 (source: NCBI BLink).), translating into MASSKHEDYGIPYTPLPSSQPSQSVILLTPYRRHRRPSLLRNLRCSLLFTAVILLLSAAVYLLYPSDPDITVSRINLNHISVVDSHKIALDLSFSLTIKVRNRDFFSLDYDSLVVSIGYRGRELGLVKSKGGHLKARDSSYIDATLELDGLEVVHDVIYLIGDLAKGVIPFDTIAQVQGDLGVLLFNIPIQGKVSCEVYVNVNNQKISHQDCHRK; encoded by the exons ATGGCGTCGTCGAAGCACGAAGACTATGGCATCCCTTACACACCTCTTCCATCATCACAACCATCTCAATCCGTAATCCTTCTAACTCCTTATCGCCGTCACCGTCGTCCTTCACTTCTCCGTAACCTCCGTTGTTCTCTCCTCTTCACCGCCGTAATCCTCCTCCTCTCCGCCGCCGTTTACTTACTCTACCCTTCAGATCCAGACATCACTGTCTCACGAATCAATCTCAACCACATAAGCGTCGTTGATTCTCATAAAATCGCTTTAGATCTCTCGTTTTCGCTCACAATCAAAGTTCGAAACCGAGATTTCTTCTCACTTGATTACGATTCGCTTGTTGTTTCGATTGGGTATAGAGGAAGAGAGTTAGGTCTTGTTAAGTCTAAAGGTGGACATCTTAAAGCTCGTGATAGCTCTTATATTGATGCTACGCTTGAGCTTGATGGTCTTGAGGTTGTTCATGatgttatttatttgattgGTGATTTGGCTAAAGGTGTTATTCCTTTTGATACTATTGCTCAAGTTCAAGGTGATCTTGGTGTTCTCTTGTTCAATATCCCAATTCAG GGTAAAGTGTCGTGTGAGGTGTATGTTAATGTTAACAACCAGAAAATTTCACACCAAGATTGTCATCGTAAG TGA
- the TPS12 gene encoding terpenoid synthase 12: protein MESQTTFKYESLAFTKLSHCQWTDYFLSVPIDESELDVITREIDILKPEVMELLSSQGDDETSKRKVLLIQLLLSLGLAFHFENEIKNILEHAFRKIDDITGDEKDLSTISIMFRVFRTYGHNLPSSVFKRFTGDDGKFQQSLTEDAKGILSLYEAAHLGTTTDYILDEALKFTSSHLKSLLAGGTCRPHILRLIRNTLYLPQRWNMEAVIAREYISFYEQEEDHDKMLLRLAKLNFKLLQLHYIKELKSFIKWWMELGLTSKWPSQFRERIVEAWLAGLMMYFEPQFSGGRVIAAKFNYLLTILDDACDHYFSIHELTRLVACVERWSPDGIDTLEDISRSVFKLMLDVFDDIGKGVRSEGSSYHLKEMLEELNTLVRANLDLVKWARGIQVPSFEEHVEVGGIALTSYATLMYSFVGMGETAGKEAYEWVRSRPRLIKSLAAKGRLMDDITDFDSDMSNGFAANAINYYMKQFVVTKEEAILECQRMIVDINKTINEELLKTTSVPGRVLKQALNFGRLLELLYTKSDDIYNCSEGKLKEYIVTLLIDPIRL, encoded by the exons ATGGAATCCCAAACAACGTTTAAGTATGAAAGTCTTGCGTTCACAAAGTTGTCTCACTGTCAATGGACTGATTACTTCCTCTCTGTTCCCATCGATGAATCG GAACTAGATGTTATTACAAGAGAGATTGACATACTCAAGCCGGAAGTTATGGAGCTCCTATCTTCCCAGGGTGACGATGAGACATCGAAGAGGAAAGTGCTTTTGATTCAATTGCTTCTTAGTCTTGGTCTCgcatttcattttgaaaatgagaTCAAAAATATACTAGAACATGCTTTTCGAAAGATAGATGATATAACTGGTGATGAAAAGGACTTGTCTACAATCTCCATCATGTTCCGTGTCTTTAGAACATACGGACACAATTTACCATCAA GTGTATTCAAGAGATTTACAGGGGATGATGGGAAGTTTCAGCAATCTCTTACGGAAGATGCTAAAGGAATACTTAGCTTGTATGAAGCGGCACACTTGGGAACAACGACAGATTATATATTGGACGAAGCGTTGAAGTTTACATCGAGCCACTTGAAGTCTTTATTGGCAGGAGGGACGTGCCGGCCTCATATCTTAAGGCTTATAAGAAACACACTTTATTTACCTCAACGTTGGAATATGGAAGCAGTAATTGCAAGGGAATACATTTCGTTctatgaacaagaagaagatcacgATAAGATGCTACTCAGATTAGCCAAGCTCAATTTCAAGTTATTGCAGCTGCATTACATTAAAGAACTGAAATCTTTTATCAA atggTGGATGGAGCTAGGCCTTACATCTAAGTGGCCTAGTCAATTTAGAGAGAGGATCGTGGAGGCTTGGCTAGCTGGATTGATGATGTATTTCGAACCACAATTTTCGGGTGGAAGGGTTATTGCAGCTAAGTTTAACTACCTCCTTACCATTTTAGATGACGCGTGCGATCATTATTTCTCTATTCATGAGCTTACAAGACTCGTAGCTTGTGTGGAAAG ATGGAGTCCTGATGGCATTGACACACTTGAAGATATATCGCGAAGTGTCTTTAAACTTATGTTGGATGTTTTCGACGATATCGGAAAAGGAGTGAGGTCTGAAGGAAGCTCCTACCACTTGAAGGAGATGTTAGAAGAG CTCAATACACTCGTGAGAGCAAATCTTGATCTTGTCAAATGGGCACGAGGAATTCAGGTGCCTAGCTTTGAAGAACATGTAGAGGTTGGTGGAATAGCACTTACATCATATGCAACGTTAATGTATTCTTTTGTCGGAATGGGAGAGACTGCCGGGAAGGAAGCTTACGAGTGGGTAAGATCGAGACCAAGACTAATCAAATCTCTAGCTGCAAAGGGCCGTCTAATGGACGATATTACTGATTTTGAC AGCGACATGAGTAATGGGTTTGCTGCAAATGCGATCAACTATTATATGAAGCAATTTGTAGTTACCAAGGAAGAGGCTATTCTCGAGTGTCAAAGAATGATCGTGGACATCAATAAGACCATAAATGAGGAGCTACTGAAGACAACCAGCGTACCAGGTCGAGTACTCAAGCAAGCACTTAATTTTGGACGCTTATTGGAACTCCTCTACACCAAGTCCGATGATATATACAATTGTAGTGAAGGAAAACTGAAGGAGTATATAGTAACTCTGCTCATAGATCCCATACGTCTTTGA